A genomic region of Phragmites australis chromosome 2, lpPhrAust1.1, whole genome shotgun sequence contains the following coding sequences:
- the LOC133904559 gene encoding uncharacterized protein LOC133904559, protein MACLHDHSCEDHNCAADWSLYNHIDIPKVVALNESVPGSVKSVFKPWEQRLDTSGGFLESNEGDPELLIFIPFTSDVKIKSISVVGGADGTSPSRMRAFINREGIDFSDTQNMQPVQEWELAENLQGVLEYQTRYSRFQGVANLTLHFSDNFGGDTTKIYYIGLRGEATQNKRDVVATIVYEVRPNPSDHKTKSETGGGFSHVE, encoded by the exons GCCGACTGGTCGCTCTACAACCACATCGACATTCCCAAG GTGGTGGCTCTGAACGAATCCGTGCCCGGGAGCGTCAAGTCGGTCTTCAAGCCGTGGGAGCAGCGCCTCGACACCTCGGGG GGTTTTCTGGAGAGTAATGAGGGTGACCCTGAGTTACTTATTTTCATCCC GTTCACATCAGATGTTAAGATCAAGAGCATTTCTGTTGTTGGTGGCGCTGATGGAACAAGCCCTTCAAGAATGAGAGC ATTTATCAATAGAGAAGGTATTGACTTTTCTGATACTCAAAACATGCAGCCTGTGCAG GAATGGGAGTTAGCAGAGAACCTGCAAGGAGTTCTTGAGTATCAAACAAG ATATTCAAGGTTCCAAGGTGTAGCTAACCTAACGCTGCATTTTTCTGATAACTTTGGTGGCGATACAACTAAGATTTACTACATTGGGCTACGTGGTGAAGCCACTCAG AACAAAAGGGATGTTGTGGCGACAATTGTGTATGAAGTAAGGCCCAACCCTTCTGATCACAA AACAAAATCTGAGACCGGAGGTGGTTTCTCGCATGTTGAGTAG
- the LOC133904570 gene encoding uncharacterized protein LOC133904570: MEGGECALDAAAIDEDTLNYDGDDVEMADADSDAEEIPAAEVSAATGGGGGGQAEKGGPEGKSKKKKKKRNKGRKRNKGRQDGPPTNIADINRFVLSTCKRLKEKKSYLVWNAVGCLGVSAVSDLVTEVEAIQKCGGQTIADGSRFRTGGGILWNILKSREPKAYKEIMAKGKELEKQFSCKKVGPQISRNEDASSQGSALIDDEIEAHIQKEVLDDPEQLVDVEKAPPSDNKAERKPLADRIRMPVAYDDLFEEGEIHEGEPQK, encoded by the exons ATGGAGGGAGGCGAGTGCGCCCTGGACGCCGCCGCGATAGACGAGGACACCCTAAACTACGACGGCGATGACGTCGAGATGGCCGACGCGGACTCGGACGCGGAGGAAATCCCCGCCGCTGAGGTCTCCGCCGCCaccggaggaggcggcggcgggcaggCGGAGAAGGGGGGACCGGAAGGCAAgagtaagaagaagaagaagaagcggaATAAGGGCAGGAAGAGGAACAAGGGGAGGCAGGATGGACCGCCCACCAACATCGCCGACATTAATCG ATTTGTTCTTAGCACTTGCAAGCGCTTGAAGGAGAAAAAATCGTACCTTGTCTGGAATGCTGTTGGATGCCTTGGGGTTTCTGCTGTCAGTGATCTTGTTACAGAA GTTGAGGCTATTCAGAAGTGTGGTGGGCAGACAATTGCTGATGGAAGTCGTTTCCGCACTGGCGGTGGAATTCTCTGGAACATCTTGAAGTCACGGGAGCCAAAGGCATACAAGGAAATCATGGCAAAGGGAAAGGAACTTGAG AAGCAGTTTAGCTGTAAGAAAGTCGGACCACAGATAAGCAGAAATGAAGATGCAAGTTCACAGGGCAGTGCATTAATTGATGATGAAATCGAAGCGCACATACAGAAGGAAGTATTGGATGATCCTGAGCAGTTAGTCGATGTGGAGAAGGCACCTCCATCAGATAATAAAGCTGAGCGTAAACCTCTGGCGGACAGGATTCGTATGCCCGTGGCTTACGATGATCTATTTGAAGAGGGAGAGATACACGAAGGAGAACCACAAAAGTGA